ATTTTAGCTGATTAAAAGATTCAGGCGATCGCTCTAGCATCCTTAAATTAGAAGTGTTTCAATCCCTATTAGGGATTTTAGCTGATTAAAAGGCAGGGGATTTATGCAGTTCCCAGTATAAGTTTAAAGTTTCAATCCCTATTAGGGATTTTAGCTGATTAAAAGTATTTCATATCTGCTTATGCCTCCATTGTGGCGGAGTTTCAATCCCTATTAGGGATTTTAGCTGATTAAAAGGGCGATCGCCTGAGATCCAGACGGTATGAAGTTTTCAAGGTTCGATTTTGCGAATCTCCTCTAAATGTATCATGAGTGAGAGAAAAAAACAAGTCAAAATCGCTGAAACCTTTGTGAAATAACGGTTGCGGATCGATTTGGCGAATTGGAGCGCTCAAATCCTTACCAGAAGGGGAAATCAGCGATTTTTGACAGTGACTCATTTTCTACACCTACCCATCCGCAGCTTCTGCAAAGAAAATTGTTTCGTCGCGAGGCATTTCGCCACCGATACGTTCGATTTTACCTTGACAGCAGCCGCAGAGGAAGTAAAAGCGGATGCTGTCGGTTTCTGGTTGAATCAATTTTCGCAGACGCGATCGCAGTTTGGCATATTGAGTTTTGGTGAGGTCGCACTCGAAGACGCTATACTGCATCCATTGTCCGTAGGATTTCAGGATGTTATGAATTTTGGTACGGCGTTTGTCTTCGGAAATGTCGTAGCTGATGACAACAAACATGAGTTGGCTAATTTGTGCTTAAATTAGGACTAAGGGTGGATATTTGTCGGTTTCGCCCATGAGGTATTTAGCTAAAAGTCGGGCTTGAATTTCAAAGGCTTCTTGATAGGTACATTGACGTTTCAAGACTGGATGTTTGAATTTGCTTTGTTTTTTCTGTTCGTAGAGACGGAGAAAGGTTTTCAGTCCGTCTTTGGTTAAGGAAACTGCTTCACTGAGGGGTTCGCTGGTAAAATCGTCTAAGGTTAGCGATCGCTTATTCAAGGCACTCAAGACGACTGCATCGACAACTAAGGGACGAAATTCTTCCATCAAATCCAATGCTAGTGAGGGACGACCGTAATGTTCGAGGTGGAGGTATCCTAGATAAGGATCGAAGCCAACGATGTTGACTGCGCTTTGGATATCGTGACGCAACAGAGAGTAACCAAAGCTGAGTAAGGAGTTAACAGGATCGGTTGGTGGACGGCGTTTGCGCTTTTTAAATTCAAAATCGGCGTTTTTAATTAGTTGGTTGAAGCAGCCGAAATAAGCTTTGCTTCCTGCTCCTTCTAAGCCACGGAGGGAGTTAATATTGTTGGTAGTTTCGATTGGGGCTAATGCTTGTTCGATCTGAGTAATTCCGGTTTGTAGCTTTTGGTGAGAATTTTCGCGATCGCGTCTTCGCAAGCTGTTACGATAGTTTTTGAGTTTCCCTCGAACAAATCCTTGAACGAGATGAATGGCTTGGGGTGTTTCTCCGGCTGCGTTCCATTGGGCTTTGCGAAGAAAGATATTTTTGGTAACTTCAGGTTCGAGACGACCGAGGTAGCGTCCGGTATGAGTAAAATAGCTGAGGGGAATGTTGCGTTGTAGCAATTCGGTGACGACTGCGGGGGAAACGGTGGCGCGTCCTAATAATACTACGCCGTCGATTTTAATCAGAGGAACGTCTATGAGTTTGGTTTTGTTAGCTTTGACGTGGAGACGTTCGTCAATTTTGCCAACGAAGGCATCTTCTTGAGTCACATATACTGTTCCCATGAGCAATTTTTCCTTAAATTTAGGGTTGATTTACAATGCTTCTTGATAGTGTTCGACTTTCTTCGCTGCTTGGGGTAAGCAGCGTGAATAAAGGCTACAACCTTGACAGCGTGAACTATAGACGGCTGGCGGAATCGTGCCGGAAGCGAGTAAGGTTTGAATAGCGGTAATTGTGGCTGTTGCTTGTTGTCTCAATTCTGCGGAGATTTCGACAAGTTGGCGTTGGTGTGAGTGGGCGTGGTAAATATAGCCGATGTTGACAGGTTTTCCGGTCATTTCTTCTAAGCATAAAGCTTGGGCGCATAGTTGCAATTCGTCGTTATCCCATTCGCCTTTTTTACCTCGTTTGTATTCTACGGGGTAAAATTGTCCGGAATCGGCTTCAATGAGGTCAGCTTTGCCAATTAAATGATATTTTTCTGATTTCAGCCAAATCGCGCGAATTTGCCAGGTTTCTTCACGATGTCCGTCGCCGAGAGTGTGGACGCGATCGTGTAAACTGGTTCCTTCGATGGTATATTCGTTATCGACAAATTCGCCTGTACAAAACATTCGCCAGTAGCGATGGGGACAATAAGAATATTGGTTGAGTGAGGCTATGGTTAAATAATCGAGGTTGTTCATAATTTAAATTCTCCTTACCATTCCCATTCCCATTGTGGTTTTGCGCCCAATACCTGAATAAAGGGCAAAATCTGCTAAAGTATTAATTTGTTTGATGACAATTGGGTCGAGTTTGCCAAAGATGCGGTAACTAATTTCGCCAACGCAGCCAATAAATTTACTGCGAGAGTCAGCAACAATTGCGGTATTTATGTTGAAATAACTGGGAAAAATCGTCTCGAAATCGATCTCGGAGAATTCAATTCCGCTATACTTATGCCAACGATTGAGTAAACTATTAAAGACACTTTCGGAATTTGGCAGTGCATTGTCGTACTTTCCTTGACGAAACGCTACGGGTGTGGCGAAATTCAAGGAAATTTGATTGGTGGTTTCGCTGGCGCGATCGTACAATTGCTCGTAAGGACAAGAATTCGCCCAAGGCTGCATCGATTGCGGTGTTCCCAGAATACTGGTAATTTTAAGGTCAGCCGAGCCTAAATGCCAAGCGCGATCGGGATTTAAGTTTAGCCACAGTTCAGTTAATTTGCCGAAAATTGTCTCGTCAAGCAGAGAAATTCGCCACCAACAAGAAGTTCCGGGGGGGATAGATTTTTGATGTTCCCATTGCAAAGTTTGACGCGATCGCGCTTTAATTTGTAAAGGACTAAGAGTAAATGCTTTACCCGATTGAGAATCATGTAAATAGTTACCCAACTCTTTGTCAACAGAACTCACTAAAGTTAGAAAAAGAGCGTGTAAATGTCTCCCACTCAAGTAATTTGGAGAAATAGGAGATAGAGGGATTAGGTTGAGAACTAAACTGTAAGGCATGGGATTTTGAGAAGTGAAACTTGTGCAAATTGAAAACTAAAAAAATTATGCTTGCGCGCTAAAACGATACTCCATACGTGCAGGAATTTTCAGTCCTTTAATTTCGTCCAACTGATAATATTCTCCTCGCATTTTTACGTTACGAATTAAACTCACAGGCGGCATATTTACTACATCATAGCTGATTACTTGATGAGTAAACATCACATCTAAAGGATTTAAAGGATAAGGATAAGTAAACACACCAGATTTTGTTTGAGGTTTAGACAGTTCTTTCATGTCCACTTCTGCTTTACTCATCCACTTGCCTAAACGAATCCAACGTGATAATTTTAGTTGATTTTTGCTCAGGAGAAAAAACTCAAATTTACTTTCCGCAGCTATTTCTTTAGTTCTGCCAAAACTGGGAATATTTTTCTGAGTTTTTTGCATTTCCACGTAGTAGTTATTGTTGGCATACTTCCACGTATTAAGTATAGCAGAATGTGAGAGCGATCGCGCTGGGGTTACATAAATTTTTTGTTCATTGAGTGGGGTTAAATGGGCTTCATACTTAGGTACTTGTTCGGAGCAAAAATAGCGATAGGAATCTTCTTCAGAAACGTTAGTAGCATAAGTTTCGCTATCAACTAATCCTAGTGCATAACAAAGTGCATAATTGTGTAATACAGGTTCAGTTTCGTACAGTCGTCCAATTTCACGAGTTGCAAAGTAGAGGCTATCGTGAAGTTCAATCTGACAGCGATAGATAATTGTCATAACATCAAAAGAGGTATGAAAGTTTAGTTTTGTTTGGGGTAAGGTAACACCTCACCCCGAAATCACACTGTTACTTTGATTTTGCTGTTTTTTTCTTCTTCTCACCTATATGTTTTTTAGCGTAAGCTTTGGTTTCAGTGTCAGCTTGTTGCAAAATAGAAAGAATACCTTTTTCGGTTGCTGTGAGTGCTTTTACTTCTGTGATTAGAGGTTGAAATGCTTCGCCAATAAAGTCAGTATAAACGATAAATTCATCTGCCATTAAAGCTTGAATTGCCTCAGTTGCTTTTTCCATTACTAAATCTTCGTCGAGGGGATCGATTGATGTTAAAATGTCTTTCGGAAGACGATCGTAAATTGCCTGTGTCCAGCGTAAATTACTAACAATTTCACCATCGGCAAAAACGACACCTAATAACTCATTTCTTACTCGTCCGGTACGAGTTGTTTGTGCGCCATAGTGTCTAGTTCGCAAGATGTTATTAAAAACATACAAAAAGCTAGCTTCTGTGGGGTCTTTTAAGGTGACAATACTAGGAAAAAACACTTGGGGACGGATATGATCTTGTTGATTGATACGACTGGTAACTTCACCCGGTTTAGAACCTTTTTCCCCTTTCGATGCCATTGTACCATTTTCATAAGGTGCGTTGAGAGTAAATGTTTCATGAGATTCGTCAAAAGGTGTAATAGAAAATGCTGTGTCAACAACAACTTTGGACTTTTCGGAACCAGAATCACCAATGGCAAAGCCGTAGATGATACAGTCAGGATTATCCATGCCAAATTCAACGTTATATTCGCATTCTTCTGGTTTAACAAGTTCATATTTACGCAGTAATTCGCGACCAACTAAACGTTCTGGTGTTGATTGTTTGCGTTTAAACATTGAGAGACGACTAATTGGTTGACGGTTGTCAATTCCGGCGCGAACGCGGGCTTTATTTAGTTCTCCGTCGGTTTGAAATAGGGGATAAGATTCTGTGACTCTGAGAGTTAGAAAGTGAACGTATTTTCCCATTGGTTTGTAGGGAATTTCGGTGTGGAAAAATTTGCTGTCGATGGTTTTAAGTAATGACATTTGTTGACTCCTATTAGTTGATGGTTGTCAGGAAAATTTATGAGTTTTCAGTTTCAGATTCATCCTCAACTGATTCGCCTTTAGCTTTGTTGTCTTGATTTTCTTTATCTTGTTCGAGACGATAAATAAATTCGCAAGTATCGCGAATTAGGTTGAGTTGTCGTCCCGCGAGACGGGCGCGATCGCCTTTGAATGCGCCTTCAAACACTTCGACGACAAAATAACGGGCAAATTCAAGTACCGCTTGGCGTTCGATTTCGCGATCGCTAATTACCCAACGCCCTTCCGCAGTCGAAGCATGAACCCTATCCATTAGTTTGCAGACTTCCGCCGCTACTGCGGCAATTAAGGTTTCGCCGTGAAAAACACTTGATTCTGCTTTGAGAATTGTCTCAGCCGCGATATCAATGGGTTTGAGGACAGCATTCGCTTTCGGGTTATAACGCTTGTTAGCGCGGTAAAACTCTCGATAGAGTTCAGTTAAATTTTTGGGATGATTCAAAGGCGATCTTGCTTCCACAGTTAATTCCTCCAAATTGCGATTAAATTGAACATAAGGATCGAAGCATGGATAAAAGTCATAAGTGTACAATTTGATGCGATTAATGCTAGGAAGATCGGCATCTTTTCCTCGCGTCCATTTATTCAAATAATGGAAAACATACAGAGGACTGGTTTCGAGATTTGTCGCCAATTCCGTTAATTTTCCCCAGTTAGCATCGTAACCAGATTTACCTCGTTTAGGATTAACATCGAGATGAATTGAATAAGCGGCAGTGAGGACGTTTAAAGGTGCGGAAAATTGCTTACCATTGTCGTCTTCCCAACCTTCAAGAATGTAGTCTAGACGAAATCGATCTTGTTTTGTCAAGACTCGAAATGCTGGCGGCGCGCTGTCGAGAAATACTGTTTCTTCAAATTCTGCACCGTCGCGATAGGGTGGAATTGGCGACTCGGAAACCACGGTTTTGACATCAAGAATCATGGGGAAGGCAAATGCTAACCATGCAGGCATTATCCAAGATGCTGTATCAGTTATTTTTTTCTCTTGCTTTTTTCCTGGAGGCTTTTCTGGTGGGAGTGCCATAAAGTAGAAAGTAAGCGGTTTATCATCAGGGTAGGAAAGTTTAAATGTACGGTCTTTTTTTTGCTGTAGTTCGGTGTCAATAAGAAAAGCGTCTACAGTTTGATAGCGAGATCGCTCAAAGTTGGCTTTTAAGTTTTCGCTAACAAAATGTTTACGAATGCTGGTATCAAAGCGAGTTTGAGAAATATTCAGATAAGCTTTTTGTAAGAAGCTATTAGTTTCTGGCGTAAAGTAATAAGTTGGATAGAAATAAAGATAGCGATATTTTCCATCTTCAAATCGTTTGCCAACTGCTTGAGTTTGATTCATTAAAATCTGCCGCAGCATCATTTCTACACCCGCAATACTAGAAATATTACGCTTCGCATTCGAGCCGCCTAACATTTGTTTGTTAGTATAAACTTGCGGC
The sequence above is a segment of the Oscillatoria salina IIICB1 genome. Coding sequences within it:
- the cas1d gene encoding type I-D CRISPR-associated endonuclease Cas1d, translated to MGTVYVTQEDAFVGKIDERLHVKANKTKLIDVPLIKIDGVVLLGRATVSPAVVTELLQRNIPLSYFTHTGRYLGRLEPEVTKNIFLRKAQWNAAGETPQAIHLVQGFVRGKLKNYRNSLRRRDRENSHQKLQTGITQIEQALAPIETTNNINSLRGLEGAGSKAYFGCFNQLIKNADFEFKKRKRRPPTDPVNSLLSFGYSLLRHDIQSAVNIVGFDPYLGYLHLEHYGRPSLALDLMEEFRPLVVDAVVLSALNKRSLTLDDFTSEPLSEAVSLTKDGLKTFLRLYEQKKQSKFKHPVLKRQCTYQEAFEIQARLLAKYLMGETDKYPPLVLI
- the cas7d gene encoding type I-D CRISPR-associated protein Cas7/Csc2 encodes the protein MSLLKTIDSKFFHTEIPYKPMGKYVHFLTLRVTESYPLFQTDGELNKARVRAGIDNRQPISRLSMFKRKQSTPERLVGRELLRKYELVKPEECEYNVEFGMDNPDCIIYGFAIGDSGSEKSKVVVDTAFSITPFDESHETFTLNAPYENGTMASKGEKGSKPGEVTSRINQQDHIRPQVFFPSIVTLKDPTEASFLYVFNNILRTRHYGAQTTRTGRVRNELLGVVFADGEIVSNLRWTQAIYDRLPKDILTSIDPLDEDLVMEKATEAIQALMADEFIVYTDFIGEAFQPLITEVKALTATEKGILSILQQADTETKAYAKKHIGEKKKKTAKSK
- the cas6 gene encoding CRISPR-associated endoribonuclease Cas6 — translated: MPYSLVLNLIPLSPISPNYLSGRHLHALFLTLVSSVDKELGNYLHDSQSGKAFTLSPLQIKARSRQTLQWEHQKSIPPGTSCWWRISLLDETIFGKLTELWLNLNPDRAWHLGSADLKITSILGTPQSMQPWANSCPYEQLYDRASETTNQISLNFATPVAFRQGKYDNALPNSESVFNSLLNRWHKYSGIEFSEIDFETIFPSYFNINTAIVADSRSKFIGCVGEISYRIFGKLDPIVIKQINTLADFALYSGIGRKTTMGMGMVRRI
- the cas2 gene encoding CRISPR-associated endonuclease Cas2, translating into MFVVISYDISEDKRRTKIHNILKSYGQWMQYSVFECDLTKTQYAKLRSRLRKLIQPETDSIRFYFLCGCCQGKIERIGGEMPRDETIFFAEAADG
- the cas5d gene encoding type I-D CRISPR-associated protein Cas5/Csc1 translates to MTIIYRCQIELHDSLYFATREIGRLYETEPVLHNYALCYALGLVDSETYATNVSEEDSYRYFCSEQVPKYEAHLTPLNEQKIYVTPARSLSHSAILNTWKYANNNYYVEMQKTQKNIPSFGRTKEIAAESKFEFFLLSKNQLKLSRWIRLGKWMSKAEVDMKELSKPQTKSGVFTYPYPLNPLDVMFTHQVISYDVVNMPPVSLIRNVKMRGEYYQLDEIKGLKIPARMEYRFSAQA
- the cas4 gene encoding CRISPR-associated protein Cas4; protein product: MNNLDYLTIASLNQYSYCPHRYWRMFCTGEFVDNEYTIEGTSLHDRVHTLGDGHREETWQIRAIWLKSEKYHLIGKADLIEADSGQFYPVEYKRGKKGEWDNDELQLCAQALCLEEMTGKPVNIGYIYHAHSHQRQLVEISAELRQQATATITAIQTLLASGTIPPAVYSSRCQGCSLYSRCLPQAAKKVEHYQEAL